The Pseudomonas parafulva genome includes a window with the following:
- a CDS encoding acetyl-CoA carboxylase carboxyltransferase subunit alpha, translating into MNPNFLDFEQPIADLQAKIEGLRLVGNDNSLNISDEIARLQDKSNTLTESIFGNLTSWQIARLARHPRRPYTLDYLQHIFTEFEELHGDRHFSDDAAIVGGTARLDGKPVMVIGHQKGREVREKVRRNFGMPRPEGYRKACRLMEMAERFRMPILTFIDTPGAYPGIDAEERNQSEAIAWNLRVMARLKTPIIATVIGEGGSGGALAIGVCDQLNMLQYSTYSVISPEGCASILWKTADKAADAAEAMGITAERLKSLDIVDKVIPEPLGGAHRDPAAMSESIRAELVEQLDMLSGLDHDALLARRYDRLMSYGV; encoded by the coding sequence ATGAACCCGAACTTTCTCGACTTCGAACAGCCGATTGCCGACCTGCAAGCCAAGATCGAAGGCCTGCGCCTGGTAGGCAACGACAATTCGCTGAACATCAGCGATGAAATTGCCCGTCTGCAAGACAAGAGCAATACCCTGACCGAAAGCATTTTCGGCAACCTGACCAGCTGGCAGATCGCTCGCCTGGCACGTCACCCGCGTCGTCCCTACACCCTGGACTACCTGCAGCACATCTTCACCGAATTCGAAGAACTGCACGGCGACCGCCACTTCTCCGACGATGCCGCCATCGTTGGCGGTACCGCACGCCTGGACGGCAAGCCAGTCATGGTCATCGGGCACCAGAAGGGCCGCGAAGTGCGGGAAAAGGTTCGCCGCAACTTCGGCATGCCGCGCCCCGAGGGCTACCGCAAGGCGTGCCGCCTGATGGAAATGGCCGAGCGTTTCCGCATGCCGATCCTGACCTTCATCGACACGCCGGGTGCCTATCCAGGCATCGATGCCGAGGAACGTAACCAGAGCGAGGCCATCGCCTGGAACCTGCGCGTGATGGCGCGCCTGAAGACGCCCATCATCGCCACGGTGATCGGTGAAGGCGGGTCGGGCGGCGCGCTGGCCATCGGCGTGTGCGACCAGCTGAACATGCTGCAGTACTCCACCTACTCGGTCATTTCGCCCGAAGGCTGCGCTTCGATCCTGTGGAAGACGGCCGACAAGGCTGCCGATGCCGCCGAGGCCATGGGCATCACGGCTGAGCGCCTCAAGAGCCTGGACATCGTTGACAAGGTCATCCCGGAGCCACTGGGTGGCGCTCACCGTGATCCTGCCGCCATGTCCGAAAGCATCCGCGCCGAGCTGGTGGAGCAGCTGGACATGCTCAGCGGCTTGGACCACGACGCACTGTTGGCGCGCCGCTACGACCGCCTGATGAGCTACGGCGTCTGA
- the dnaE gene encoding DNA polymerase III subunit alpha, giving the protein MSVSFVHLRVHSEFSLVDGLVRIKPLAKALAGMNMPAVAITDQSNMCSLVKFYKAAMGAGIKPICGADLWLAGEDAQAPLSRICFLAMNPQGYRNLTELLSRGWTEGQRNGLVIIQRDWIAAASEGLIALSAGKEGDIGMALLGGRSEEAQALLEDWMTMFPERFYVEVQRTSRPRDEEYVHAAVALADRLGAPLVATNDVRFIKQTDFDAHETRVCIGEGWTLDDPRRPRLYSDQQYLKSAEEMAELFSDLPDALANTVEIAKRCNIQVQLGKYFLPDFPTPNGMGIDDYLRHVSHEGLEERLAVLWPKETTPDYEQKRQVYLDRLKFELDIIIQMGFPGYFLIVMDFIKWAKNNGVPVGPGRGSGAGSLVAYVLKITDLDPLAYDLLFERFLNPERVSMPDFDVDFCMDGRDRVIDYVAEAYGRNAVSQIITFGTMAAKAVVRDVARVQGKSYGLADRLSKMIPFEVGMTLEKAYEQEEVLRDFLKGDEDAREIWDMALKLEGVTRGTGKHAGGVVIAPTKLTDFSPIACDEEGGGLITQFDKDDVEAAGLVKFDFLGLRTLTIIKWAMEIINREQAKKDLPDLNIDFIPLDDRKTYELLQKAETTAVFQLESRGMKELIKKLKPDCLEDLIALVALFRPGPLQSGMVDDFINRKHGRAELAYPHPDYQYEGLQPVLAPTYGIILYQEQVMQIAQVMAGYTLGGADMLRRAMGKKKPEEMAKQRGGFIEGCANNGIDEDLAGNIFDLVEKFAGYGFNKSHSAAYGLVSYQTAWLKTHHPAPFMAAVLSADMHNTDKVVVLVEEVRTMKLRLDAPDVNFSDFKFTVNDDGRIVYGLGAIKGVGEGPVEAIVEARAEGGPFKDLYDFCERIDLKRVNKRTLDALVRSGALDRLGPHFHDEIKAYHAHIDINRAILLAALGDAIKAAEQTARTADSGHIDLFGGMFDEPDADVYASYRKARPLTLKERLKGEKDTLGLYLTGHPIDEYEAEIRRFARQRIIDLKPSRETQTIAGMIIALRVMKNKKGDKMGFVTLDDRSGRIEASLFADAYITAQSLLQNDAMVVVEGEVSNDDFSGGLRLRVKQVMTLEDARTKLAESLRLKVAHEALKGDRLKWLGELITRHRGACPITLEYTGSDAKAMLQFGDQWAIDPADGLIQTLRDQFGRENVFLQYR; this is encoded by the coding sequence ATGTCGGTTTCCTTCGTTCACCTGCGCGTCCACTCCGAATTCTCGCTGGTCGACGGTCTGGTCCGGATCAAACCGCTGGCCAAGGCGCTGGCCGGGATGAACATGCCTGCGGTGGCGATCACTGACCAGAGCAACATGTGCTCACTGGTCAAGTTCTACAAGGCGGCCATGGGGGCGGGCATCAAGCCGATCTGTGGTGCCGACCTGTGGCTGGCCGGCGAAGATGCACAGGCGCCGCTGTCGCGCATCTGCTTCCTGGCCATGAACCCCCAGGGCTACCGTAACCTGACCGAGCTGCTCTCCCGGGGCTGGACCGAGGGCCAGCGCAATGGCCTGGTCATCATCCAGCGCGACTGGATTGCAGCGGCCAGTGAAGGTCTGATCGCGCTGTCGGCGGGCAAGGAAGGCGACATCGGCATGGCGTTGCTGGGGGGGCGCAGCGAGGAGGCGCAAGCGCTGCTGGAGGACTGGATGACCATGTTCCCCGAGCGCTTTTATGTCGAAGTCCAGCGCACCAGTCGCCCCAGGGATGAAGAGTATGTGCATGCCGCCGTGGCCCTGGCCGATCGGCTGGGTGCGCCGCTGGTGGCCACCAACGATGTGCGTTTCATCAAGCAGACCGATTTCGACGCCCACGAGACCCGGGTGTGCATCGGTGAAGGCTGGACACTGGACGATCCGCGTCGCCCGCGCCTGTACAGCGACCAGCAATACCTGAAGTCGGCCGAAGAAATGGCCGAGCTGTTCAGCGACCTGCCGGACGCCCTGGCCAACACCGTCGAAATCGCCAAGCGCTGCAATATCCAGGTGCAACTGGGCAAGTACTTCCTGCCCGACTTCCCGACGCCCAATGGCATGGGGATCGATGATTACCTGCGGCACGTGTCCCACGAAGGGCTGGAAGAACGCCTGGCGGTGCTGTGGCCGAAAGAGACCACGCCCGACTACGAGCAAAAGCGCCAGGTGTACCTGGACCGCCTCAAGTTCGAGCTGGATATCATCATCCAGATGGGTTTCCCCGGCTACTTCCTGATCGTGATGGACTTCATCAAGTGGGCCAAGAACAATGGCGTACCGGTGGGGCCTGGCCGGGGGTCGGGTGCAGGTTCGCTGGTGGCCTATGTGCTCAAGATCACCGACCTCGACCCACTGGCCTACGACCTGCTGTTCGAGCGCTTCCTGAACCCTGAACGGGTGTCCATGCCCGACTTCGACGTCGACTTCTGCATGGACGGTCGGGACCGGGTGATCGACTACGTGGCAGAGGCCTATGGGCGTAATGCCGTGAGCCAGATCATCACCTTCGGCACCATGGCGGCCAAGGCCGTGGTGCGCGACGTGGCGCGCGTGCAAGGCAAGTCCTACGGCCTGGCCGATCGTCTGTCGAAGATGATTCCGTTCGAAGTGGGCATGACCCTGGAGAAGGCCTACGAGCAGGAAGAAGTTCTGCGCGATTTTCTCAAGGGTGACGAAGACGCTCGTGAAATCTGGGACATGGCCCTGAAGCTCGAAGGCGTCACGCGCGGTACCGGCAAACACGCCGGTGGCGTGGTCATCGCGCCGACCAAGCTCACCGATTTCTCGCCCATCGCCTGCGACGAAGAGGGCGGCGGCCTGATCACCCAGTTCGACAAGGACGACGTGGAGGCGGCGGGCCTTGTGAAGTTCGACTTCCTCGGCCTGCGCACCCTGACCATCATCAAGTGGGCGATGGAGATCATCAACCGTGAGCAGGCCAAGAAAGACCTGCCCGACCTGAACATCGACTTCATCCCGCTCGATGATCGCAAGACCTACGAGCTGTTGCAGAAGGCCGAAACCACGGCGGTGTTCCAGCTCGAGTCGCGCGGCATGAAAGAGCTGATCAAGAAGCTCAAGCCCGACTGCCTCGAAGACCTCATCGCCTTGGTGGCATTGTTCCGTCCCGGCCCGCTGCAGTCGGGCATGGTGGACGACTTCATCAACCGCAAGCACGGCCGTGCCGAGCTGGCCTACCCGCATCCGGACTATCAGTACGAAGGCTTGCAGCCGGTGCTGGCGCCGACCTACGGCATCATCCTGTATCAGGAACAGGTGATGCAGATTGCCCAGGTCATGGCCGGGTACACCCTGGGCGGCGCCGACATGCTGCGCCGGGCGATGGGCAAGAAAAAGCCCGAGGAAATGGCCAAGCAGCGCGGCGGCTTCATCGAAGGCTGTGCCAACAATGGAATCGATGAAGATCTTGCAGGTAACATCTTCGACCTGGTAGAGAAGTTCGCAGGCTACGGCTTTAACAAATCTCACTCGGCGGCCTATGGCCTGGTGTCCTATCAGACGGCCTGGCTCAAGACCCACCACCCGGCACCGTTCATGGCGGCGGTGCTGTCGGCGGACATGCACAACACCGACAAGGTGGTGGTGCTGGTCGAGGAAGTGCGCACCATGAAGTTGCGTCTGGATGCGCCAGATGTGAACTTCTCGGACTTCAAGTTCACCGTCAACGACGATGGCCGCATCGTCTATGGCCTTGGCGCGATCAAGGGCGTGGGTGAGGGGCCTGTGGAGGCGATCGTCGAGGCCCGTGCCGAAGGCGGCCCGTTCAAAGACCTGTATGACTTCTGCGAGCGCATCGACCTCAAGCGCGTCAACAAGCGCACCCTCGATGCACTGGTGCGCAGTGGCGCGCTGGACCGGCTCGGCCCGCACTTTCACGACGAGATCAAGGCCTACCACGCCCACATCGACATCAACCGGGCCATCCTGCTGGCCGCACTGGGCGATGCCATCAAGGCGGCCGAACAGACGGCCCGCACGGCCGACAGCGGTCACATCGACCTGTTCGGCGGCATGTTCGACGAACCGGACGCTGACGTGTATGCCAGTTACCGCAAGGCGCGGCCACTGACACTCAAGGAACGGCTCAAGGGCGAGAAGGACACGCTGGGCCTTTACCTCACCGGCCACCCGATCGATGAATACGAGGCTGAAATCCGCCGCTTCGCGCGCCAGCGCATCATTGACCTCAAGCCGTCGCGCGAAACCCAGACCATTGCCGGCATGATCATCGCCCTGCGGGTCATGAAGAACAAAAAGGGCGACAAGATGGGGTTCGTCACCCTGGATGACAGGTCTGGACGTATCGAGGCCTCGCTGTTTGCCGATGCCTACATCACGGCCCAATCACTGCTGCAGAACGATGCGATGGTGGTGGTCGAAGGGGAGGTCAGCAACGACGATTTCTCAGGCGGCCTGCGGCTGCGGGTCAAGCAGGTGATGACCTTGGAGGATGCCCGCACAAAGCTGGCCGAGAGCCTGCGCCTGAAGGTCGCCCACGAGGCGCTCAAGGGCGATCGCCTCAAGTGGCTGGGTGAGCTGATCACCCGTCACCGCGGCGCCTGCCCGATCACGCTGGAATACACCGGCAGCGATGCCAAGGCCATGCTGCAATTTGGCGACCAGTGGGCCATCGATCCCGCAGACGGGCTGATTCAGACCCTGCGTGACCAGTTCGGACGTGAGAACGTCTTTTTGCAATACCGTTGA
- the rnhB gene encoding ribonuclease HII, which produces MQFGLDFNLVEDLVAGVDEVGRGPLCGDVVTAAVILDPARPILGLNDSKKLTQARREALFDEICDKALSFFIARAAVEEIDRLNILHATMLAMQRAVEGLHITPNMALIDGNRCPQLSVPSASVVQGDAKVPAIAAASILAKVTRDREMGAFELIYPGYGIGAHKGYPTPVHLEALARLGPTPIHRRSFAPVRAAWGVREAVTASLI; this is translated from the coding sequence ATGCAGTTCGGTCTGGATTTCAATCTGGTCGAAGACCTGGTCGCCGGCGTCGACGAAGTGGGCCGCGGCCCCCTGTGTGGTGACGTGGTGACGGCTGCCGTGATCCTCGACCCGGCACGCCCAATCCTTGGGCTTAACGACTCGAAGAAGCTAACCCAGGCGCGCCGCGAAGCCTTGTTCGACGAAATTTGCGACAAGGCCCTGAGCTTTTTCATTGCCCGCGCCGCGGTCGAGGAAATCGATCGCCTCAACATCCTGCATGCCACCATGTTGGCCATGCAGCGCGCGGTGGAAGGTTTGCACATCACCCCGAACATGGCCTTGATCGACGGCAATCGCTGCCCGCAGCTGTCGGTGCCATCGGCGTCGGTGGTGCAGGGGGACGCCAAAGTGCCTGCGATCGCGGCGGCTTCGATCCTGGCCAAGGTGACGCGTGATCGCGAGATGGGCGCCTTCGAGCTGATCTACCCCGGCTACGGCATAGGTGCGCACAAAGGCTACCCGACGCCGGTGCACCTGGAGGCGCTGGCACGGCTCGGGCCCACACCCATTCATCGTCGATCGTTTGCGCCCGTGCGTGCCGCCTGGGGTGTGCGTGAGGCTGTGACCGCCTCGCTGATCTGA
- the lpxB gene encoding lipid-A-disaccharide synthase: MVQLCVALVAGEASGDILGSGLMRALRARHPDVRFIGVGGPLMEAEGLQSYFPMERLAVMGLVEVLGRLRELLKRRKLLVQTLIEQKPDVFIGIDAPDFTLEIELKLRQAGIKTVHYVSPSVWAWRQKRVLKIRQGCDLMLTLLPFEARFYEEQGVPVRFVGHPLADTIALQADRPAARAALGLGEGPVVALMPGSRGGEVGRLGALFLDAAQRLQQRVPGVRFVLPCANAARRAQLEQMLEGRDLPLALLDGRSHEALAACDAVLIASGTATLEALLFKRPMVVAYRLAPLTYWILKRLVKSPYVSLPNLLARRALVPELLQDAATSEALVDALLPLLRDGTGQTDSFDEIHRTLRRDASNQAADAVLALLEKR; this comes from the coding sequence CGACATTCTCGGTTCCGGCTTGATGCGCGCCTTGAGGGCGCGCCATCCCGATGTGCGCTTCATCGGGGTCGGTGGCCCGCTCATGGAAGCCGAAGGCCTGCAATCCTACTTCCCCATGGAGCGTTTGGCCGTCATGGGGCTGGTCGAGGTGCTTGGTCGCCTGCGTGAATTGCTCAAGCGTCGCAAGCTGCTGGTCCAGACCCTGATCGAGCAGAAGCCGGACGTGTTCATCGGTATCGATGCGCCCGACTTTACCCTGGAGATCGAACTCAAGCTGCGCCAGGCGGGGATCAAGACCGTTCATTACGTCAGCCCATCAGTGTGGGCATGGCGGCAGAAGCGTGTGTTGAAAATCCGTCAGGGATGTGACCTGATGCTGACACTGTTGCCGTTCGAGGCCCGCTTCTATGAAGAACAGGGCGTGCCGGTGCGATTCGTCGGCCACCCCCTGGCCGATACCATTGCCCTGCAGGCGGATCGACCCGCAGCGCGCGCCGCCCTGGGGCTGGGCGAGGGTCCGGTGGTCGCCCTGATGCCCGGCAGCCGCGGGGGTGAAGTCGGGCGCCTGGGTGCGTTGTTCTTGGATGCAGCGCAACGTTTGCAGCAGCGGGTGCCGGGGGTGCGCTTCGTGCTGCCCTGTGCCAACGCCGCCCGCCGCGCCCAACTGGAGCAGATGCTCGAGGGTCGCGACTTGCCGCTGGCCCTGCTCGATGGCCGTTCGCACGAGGCGCTGGCCGCCTGTGACGCCGTCCTGATCGCATCGGGTACAGCCACCCTGGAAGCGCTGCTGTTCAAGCGGCCCATGGTGGTTGCCTACCGCCTGGCGCCGCTGACCTACTGGATACTCAAGCGGCTGGTCAAAAGCCCCTACGTGTCCTTGCCCAACCTGCTGGCGCGCCGTGCGCTGGTGCCTGAGTTGCTGCAAGACGCCGCGACCAGCGAAGCGCTGGTCGATGCGCTGCTGCCTTTGCTGCGCGACGGCACCGGACAAACCGACTCGTTCGACGAGATTCACCGCACCTTGCGCCGGGATGCCTCCAACCAAGCCGCCGACGCTGTGCTGGCCCTGCTGGAGAAACGCTGA